One region of Syntrophobacter fumaroxidans MPOB genomic DNA includes:
- a CDS encoding DUF2795 domain-containing protein, whose amino-acid sequence MTRGVRGGGPANIMKHLKSIHFPADKGMILSHARRGPGPSTRMVVEILERIPEREYCSPAEIVREVGRINKIAQPVQELNAT is encoded by the coding sequence ATGACCAGGGGCGTGAGGGGCGGTGGCCCGGCCAACATCATGAAACATCTCAAGAGCATCCACTTTCCGGCAGACAAGGGCATGATCCTGTCGCACGCCCGACGGGGTCCGGGCCCGAGCACGCGAATGGTGGTGGAGATATTGGAGCGCATCCCCGAGAGGGAATACTGCTCCCCCGCTGAAATCGTCCGCGAAGTCGGCAGGATCAACAAGATCGCACAGCCCGTCCAGGAATTGAACGCAACCTGA